The window TTACTTCGTATATCTTTATTATAAGTATAATGTAAGTCGGCTAGATAAATATCACAGTTATTATCAAAGTAATTATCTACTCTGTTAATTGAATGGGTAATATCGTTGTCATAACTTACACGATTAATAAAATCATGTGCCTTAACCGTTACCATTTTTTCAATACCATATTCATCACCGTATTTTAATTTATCGATATATAAATTTATATCAAGATTATATTTTTGCCAGAACATGAATATCACAATCACAATAAGCACAAATATACCGGTTATAAACTTTTTCCTCATTTTCAAATCTATCACATCTATTCAATATCAATTTTAACAAAACTAATGGTATGCCACTCATTAATAATAACAAATAATTAAATATGGAGCAATAAAAACACGTTAATTGATTTCATAATATTGTTCATTCAATATCTAATTATGTTGATTAGTATAGACAAAAATAATAAAAAAAGGGTTGCAAACAAGCAACCCATAATTTTTTGTCTTATTGAAGTAGTATCATAGACTGATTTTTCTACACACAATACCACAATTTAAGCTATATTTAAAACCTACTAACTGTTTACATCAGTCATCATTATCATCGTCATCATAACTCTTCACCATTATATATTTATAAGCATGTGAGCCTTTTGTATTTAATACATTAGTAAGCCAATAGCCATCTTCCATAAGTTTTGCTAATAATTCTGCTACATTATCTTCTTTTGACTGCTCAGGATCTGAGCTTGCAAAATCCTTCACATCTAGTTCATCCACTAAAAATGTTACAACATGAATCTTTTCTGCCATTATTTCATTCTCCTTTAATGATTTTTTGTACAACCTACTACATATTATTCAGAAGACTAAATTAATGACACAAAAAAATCTTTAATTATAAGAAAAACAAAAAACAGCATTCTAGTATGGCGTATTCTACGATTAATCAGCTATGAGTGTTAACCCACAATCATTACAATATTTTTCATTTTCATCAACGGGTGACCCACATGCTGGACAATATTCATTTTTACCTAAACCCATTTCTGTTATCTTGATTCCGTCTACTTCTATAACTTGTAAATTATTTGAATCAACCCAAAGAATATTTCCTTGAGCATCACACACTGCTACCGTTGCAATAGTCCCTTCCTCTTCATGTGGAAAAAAGTTACCACCAAGTAAACTTGGACGTACAGCTTTATATGCTGCAAATCCAGTTCCTAATAAGATATATTTTCTATGCGTCTTTTTATCTTTAACAATAATACCCATTCAATATCGCTCCTTATATTTACATTCCTAGAATTCCTTATATACTTATGTATCTGAAAAAA is drawn from Vallitalea pronyensis and contains these coding sequences:
- a CDS encoding zinc ribbon domain-containing protein encodes the protein MGIIVKDKKTHRKYILLGTGFAAYKAVRPSLLGGNFFPHEEEGTIATVAVCDAQGNILWVDSNNLQVIEVDGIKITEMGLGKNEYCPACGSPVDENEKYCNDCGLTLIAD